The window GCGCTCGCGATCACGATCGACTACGTCTCGGCGGCGCTGCGGTATCCCACGCCCTTGATCGGCCGGGTGCCGCTGAAGCAGTACGACAAGGCCAGCGGCCACCTCGGCGAGCGGTACCAGCAGTTCCTCATCCTCGCGCTCGGCGACCTGCTGCTGGTACCGACCCTGCGGATCAGCGGGAGCGAGTTCACCGTGATGCGGGTCGCCGCCTTCGTCCTGGCCTTCGTCACCACCCTGATGTTCTGGCAGATCTACGTCTTCCGGGCCGGCGCCTTCCTCCAGGTCGCCCTGGAGGTGAGACCCGGCCGGATCACCCGGTGGGCGCCCTACACGCACCTGCTCATGGTGCTCGGTGTCGTCTCCAGCGCGGCCGGGTTCGACCTGGTCATCGACCGGCCGGGCGGCTCCACCCAGGCCGGGCTGATCTGTGTCATCTTCGGCGGGCCGGCACTGTTCCTGATCGGCCGGAGCGCCTTCGAGTACGAGGTGTTCCGGACCGTCTCGCGGGCCCGGCTGGGCTGGCTGCTGGTCCTGGTGCTGGTCGCCCCGACGATGGTGTTCCTGCCGCCGGTCCTGGTCACGACCACCACGTGCGTCGTCCTGCTCGGCATCGTGATCTCCGACGCGGTACGCGCCCACCACGGCAGGTTGGCCACGCCCGATGTGAGTCTCCGGGAGGGCTGACCGGTCAGGCCGGTGCCCGGAGCTGTTCGGCGATCTTCCGGCAGTTGTCCATGCCGTAGTCCCAGCCGAGGGCGACCGGGTAGCGGGTCATCACGCCCATCGTCCAGTCGCCGGAGATGGCCAGGCAGTTGACGTGGTACTCCTGCTCCTTGGTCCGTTCGACCCAGCCGTTCTTGATCGCGATCGTCTTCCGTTGCGCCGCCGGGAAGGCGTGCCGGATGCCGAAGTCGCCGACTCCGCGTACCAGGCGCATCTCGTTGAGCAGCCAGGTGGTCCACGTGTCGCCGGCCGCCCGCCCGTCGGCGATGCAGACGCCGAGCCGGGCGGTGTCCCGGGGTGACAGGGCGGTACGGCTCCAGCCGCCGTCCGCGGCCGGGCCGCTGTCGGTGAGCTTGCAGATGCCGACCAGCCGGTTGATCGACTCGGTCCGACCGATCTCGGTGAAGAGCGTGTCGGTACGGGTGTTGTCGCTGTCACGGATGATCTTGGTGAGGTCGGCGAGCTTCGCCTCGGTCGGGGTCACCCCGTCGGCTGCCGCCCGACGCAGGTAGTCGGCGGTGAGCCAAGCCTTGATCAACGATGCGGTGGTGCTCGTCTCGCCCATGTTGGCGGAGCCGGAGACCGCGCCCGTACGCCGGTTGACGATGCTCCAGGCCCACCAGCCCTGGAGGTCGAGCTTGACCGTCGTCGGTCGTACGCCGAGCGGGGACAGCGGCGGGGTGACCTTGCCGGTGGGTGAACCGGACGGCGACTTCGCGGGTGACTTCGTCGGGGAGGCAGACGGCGACCCGGACGGCACGGGGGACGGCGACCCGGTCGGGATGGACGTGCCACCTGCCGACGGGGCGCCACCGGCACCGATCGGGGCGGCCGGCTCGTCCCACTGGGCGACCGCCTCGGTGTCCGTGGACCCGCCCGGCAGGACCCGGATCCCGACCAGCACCAGGAGGACCAGTGCGCCCGCGACGGCGGCCAGCCACCAGGGCGACCGCCGGATAGGACGGTGGGAGCGGGCGGTGGTGGTGCTGCTTTCCAACGTGTCAGCTCCCGGTCAGGGGTCGGGGGATCCGCAGCGCGGCGCCGACCCCCGGGGTGACCAGTTGGGCGGCGACGTTCGCGCAGACCCGGGCACCATATTCCAGACCACGCTTGTCGGGATAGCGCTGCTGCACCGCCAGCACCCAGTTGTTACTGATAGCGAGGCAGTTGACGTGCCAGTTCCCGTCGTAGACGAGTGAGGTCCAGCCGTTCTTGATGCTGACCGGATCGCTCTGTACCAGTTCCTTCGGCAGGCCGTCGATGATGCCCCAGCGGCCTCCTCCCCTGGTCCGTTCCTGGTCCTTCTTTGCCGCCGTGCCCCAGACGTTGCGCATCTCGTCCAGCACCCAGTCCGTCCATTTTGGACCGGCGGCGGTGCCGTTCCGGACGCACTCGCCCAGCCGTACCGCGTCCTGCGCGGTCATCTCGGTGAAACTCCACCAGCCGACGTATCCGGGCACGGTGCCGAGCCGGGTGTTGGTGAGCTTGCACATGCTCATCATCCGTTTGGTCACGGCCGTACCGCCACCGGCGGAGTAGAGCGCTCCGGCGGCGTCGTCATCGCTGTACCGGAGCGCGGCGCTGCCCTGTTTCAGGCGGTCCGCCGAGGGGGTCCTGCCCGCCTCCGCCGTCCGGCGCAGGAAGTCCGAGACGATCCACACCTTGATCATCGACTCGGTGGAGTTGGTCGA of the Micromonospora sp. NBC_01796 genome contains:
- a CDS encoding low temperature requirement protein A, with protein sequence MTDEGRTGLIRSSDAPERATLLELLFDVAYVAALTLSSMRLAEEVTLTEAVRLLVLVMAIWWTWSITALLTDFYNPERLPIQAMIAGKLLGSILLAATMPRAFSNLGWLFAAAYVAMHVGRGVVLVSVLRSTTARTRAARFLFWFVISGALWVGGIFAEGWDRFGLWALAITIDYVSAALRYPTPLIGRVPLKQYDKASGHLGERYQQFLILALGDLLLVPTLRISGSEFTVMRVAAFVLAFVTTLMFWQIYVFRAGAFLQVALEVRPGRITRWAPYTHLLMVLGVVSSAAGFDLVIDRPGGSTQAGLICVIFGGPALFLIGRSAFEYEVFRTVSRARLGWLLVLVLVAPTMVFLPPVLVTTTTCVVLLGIVISDAVRAHHGRLATPDVSLREG